Genomic DNA from Bifidobacterium sp. ESL0769:
GATTGATGTGGAAAAATCTGGATATTTCGGTGGATAAATTGCCGTTTTCCCGGATTCCAGATTGGTTGATTATAAGTATCGAGATAACCGTTATTCTTGCGCCGGCGAAAGCTGGTTGAGCGTGATCGAGTCGGCGATGGACATGAATTCCATGGCTCCTAAGACGGCGTGGTCGAGCGTGCACAGCATGGTGATTGTGGCTTCGTTGGAGGCGACGGGCAGCAGGACTGTGCAGGCGAACCAGTCGCAGGTCGGGGTCGCGAACGTGTAGTGGAGCATGCCGATTTCCTGTGTTTCCTCGCCGTACGGGGCGGGGTGGGTTCCGATTTCGGCATTGCGCACCATCGGCAGGCTGCGTACGACGGTTTGGTAATAGTCGTTAAGGCGCTCGCTGAGTTTGTCGGGTTGCCAAGGATTTTCGCTTTTCGTTCCGGTGACGTATGTGTCGGTGCGTGCCTTGAACAAGCCATTCGGCGCGAGGTTCTGGATGAACTGGGCATTGTATGGGTCGTCGTCGGCGCCGGTCTGCTGCACCGCGTTTTCTGCGGTTTCGCCAGATTGCTGCGTGTCCCCGTTCCAACGTTCGTAGCTATCGGGAATCGTAAGCGTTACTGCTCCGTCGAAAACGCTCTCTTCTTTCATCTTTGCTCCTTACTTGAAAATGTTCATCCGTTCCGCAAAAGTTTCCCGTGTTAGTCGCCGAAGGTGGCGGGGTTGAGGGTGAAGCCTTGTGAGGCGTTGAATTGGCCGACTTGCTGGTTGGTGTGGCAGTTGCGTATGGTGATGGCCATATCCCACGCGCCGGTATGACGTTCCAGGTAGTACTTACCTCCGTAGGCGGCTGGTACCAGTGCAAAAATACCGAAGCTGGGGTCGGGGGTGAGGTGCTTGTCGGTCCATACGGTCATGGTTTTGCCGTCTTCGTTAATTTGGCATTTGTAGTCTTTTCCGCCTTTTTGGAAGTCGTTTTCTCCTTGTGTGATTCTGGCGTCGTAATCATTGATTCGTTTTTGTCGTTGTTTCTCGGTGGCGATGACGACGACGTCTCCGTTTTTTCTGGCATATGCATCGGTGAAATCGCCCGAGTCTTTAAATTGCTTGGCTGCTTTGCGAGATCCTCGTATGCCGTCGCTAAAGACGAAAGCATGGATGAATTGGGCGGGGTATACGATTTTTTCGGTCTTGGGCTGCGTTGGCTTGCTGGCTTGCTGCGTGTGGGCCCCGCATGCGGTGGCGAAGAGCATAATGAGGACGGCGAGCAGCAGTGTGGTTGCTGTCCGCAGGCTGGTTTTCTGTCGTAACTGAGATTGTGCCATTCGTAGGTTCTTTCAGAATGCGGGGATTAGGGGAGGAATTGGGATTGGGGCTGGAGACGGTTCCGGCGCGCGACCGGGTACCGGCTCGCGCGTAGGTTCCCGTTTCCAATCAGGCCAATGCAGCTCGGGTACTCTGATTGGGTCTCTGACCGGTTCGGGCTGACGAAAGGGGGGCCAATGGGAATCTCTCGTGGATTTAAGTGCTAGGTCGGTGGAAATAGAGCCTCCCTCTACGTGTTGGGAGACTCCAGTAGATATTTCAAGGGAATTTTCTGGTATGTTGTAGGCTCTTGAGTATTTTTGTGTTTTGCCATCATGTTCACGAGTCCAAGTTTGTGTGAAGCCACCTTTTAGATCGGGAATCGGTTGCCCTCCTTCCCAATCGCTGTACCCTTGGTCCTTCAGGTGCGGGTTATTGACGGGTTGTCCCTCGGCGCTCACAACAAGCCCCTCTGGGTCGAAAGAGATGAGGTCCCTCAGCTCGGTTCTTTCGCCCTTGATAACGGAATCCGGAATGGTGATTTTCAGCCCGCCCCGGTGTTGGCTTTCGGTCGATAGCGACAGGGTCATCACGAGTCCGGGCCCGAGACCGACTTCGAATTTTCCGTTTGCCGCGAGCTCAGGCTCCAGTTGGATGATGTTGGCACCCATGGTCTTCAGCACTTCGGCCATCACGTCAGGGTTTTTCGCTGCCTCAGCCTCGGTCAGCCCCTTGCCCTCAATATCCTTGTAAATTTTATCGAGCTTGTTATAAGAAGCGATGCTTGCGCTGAGACCGCCATTGATGTAGTTGATGTCGAGTGTTCCGCTTCCTGCCCCGTTGGACATGGTGTCTGCCAGTACGTTGAGTTGCTGCAGGAATCCTTCAAGGTCGCTCCGGGTGGCAACGAATTGCGACAATGCCTTGCTGGCGTCATCGTTGACCTTATCCCAGATCTGGTTGACCTGCTGAATGGACATATTGTTCATGTCGATGACGTCGCGTTCGTAACCTGATGCGAGTTCGGTGCCCACCTGTAGATTGGTTGTTTCTTGCTGGGAAAGTTCGCTGGCGATGTATCCGTTTTTGATTGGGTCCCAGAATCGTTCCCAGTCGTTTGTCGGTTCAGCTTCCTTGGCCCATTGGAGAAACTGCTGCTTGGTGTGATCCGTGAAATCTCTGAGTTCTTGCATCGTTGCCCTTTCGTTCGTTGCCTTGTCGGGGAGCTAGGCGTTAAATTGCTGGGCTGATAGCATGTCGTTGAATTCCATCAGTTTGCCGGCTTGTTCCAGAAAGTCCGCAGTGTTGCTGAACAAGGTTCGCATCGAGGCCGCAATCGCGGGGTATTCTTCCTCGGTCTGATGCAAGGCAGTCATCGAAGCGCCTTGCGCACCCTGCATATCAGTGGTTCCCATCACCTCGCCTGCACCGAATTCGTCGGTGCTGAGGTCCCTTATTTGCTTGATAAGTTTGTCAAGTTTCTTTTTATTGACATTTATTTCTGCCATATCATGCCCCATTCAAAGACCGGAATTGGTCATCGGAGTCCACTTGCGCGATGAAATCCTCGCAAGTCGTTTGCAATGTGCTTGATGTCTCTTCAAGCGTGCCGGTTTTTCCGCCGTAAAGTTGTTTTACGACGTTCGTAAAAGCGACCAAAGCGTCGTGTTGCGCCCCGGAAGGAATCGCTTCGGAAGTGACCTGATCGAGTAACGACAGATAGCTTTTCATGGCATCGTCGAGGGTGTTTCCGTAGCCCCGGCATGTGTTGCCGACTTCGTTGGTGTATTCGTCACTGATAATCAGATTCGGATCGCTGCTCATTACCATTCCCCCTTCTCCGTGCTTCTTCGTGGAGGCGCTCTTGTTGCTGTTCCCATTGTTCTTCGGCGACGACTCTATTGAGTTGTCGCTGCTGGTATTGGCGCTCTTCCGCGACGTTGTTCATGGCATTTCCGTAATCCCGTATCTGTTCTTCGGCCTCTTCGATTTGTATCTCGAGCCGGTGCAATGATTGCTTGAAGGCATCCACGGCGTTTGCGTGGTTTCCGTTGTTCATTTGGGCGTTCATCATGTCTAGGTAGCGTTGCACGGATCGGCTTTCCAGCATCGATTGCCCGAGGTTCTGTAACGCGAGTTGCCGGCTGGCATGTTGGCTTTCGAATTCCCTGAATTGATCGGCTACATGGGCATGAAGTTCCCTCAGGCCTGCAAGTCTGCGTTGCATTCTTGCCCGCTCGGCGCTGAGTTCGGCCCCCCTGCGGTCGAGGCCAGCGATTCTGCTGCGAATCGTATCGGAATATGGCATTGGTTCATCTCCATGTATAAACGACTCAATAATACTATAGAATAATGATAATTATCTTTTGTGATTAACATTGAATCCAACATGGCCCTAATGTGGATGTGCAACTGTGCTCATAAGAAATTGGCGCGATAGCGAGAATGGTCTGATGTGTTGATTCCGGTTTCCGGAAACGGGTATGCCGCAGCCTGAAGGTCTAGGGAATAGTTATGTAATTATTGACGCGTAAAAATCTACGTAGTATCTAGGTAATCGCTGAAGCTTGCGAGGTGTTACTGGTCTTCGCGCAATTCCTTGACGATGGCGCGGATGGCGCGTTCGATGTCGCTGATTTCGGCGGCTCGCAGTTCCTCGGTCTGCTCTTTTCCGCTCAGCAACTTCATCCCGCTGGAGACGAGTCCTTCAGTCACCGCGATACCGACTTGCGGATTTTGCGGGCTCAGCTGGCCCCAGGCCCTGACGATGGGGGCATTGATACGTTCGTGCAGACTCGGTTGTGTCGGTTCGAGCGGCTGGTCGTTCGGCGTCCGTTCGTTGTCGCCCTTGTTGTTACTGCTGTTATCGTCCTTATTATTGCCGTTGGCCCCGTTGCCAGCCTTCGGCCAAAGGCCTTTGTCGTCGCGATAGCTCTGCGCGTCGCTCAGCGGTATCTGCGTCATCCAATCGTGGCCCTGCAGAATGGACTGTTCGAGATTGATCTTGACCCACTGCACGATGATTTCCGCCGGATCGGTGACCCCGCCCAGGCCCTTTTCGAGCGCCTCGACCCACTGCGGCATGTGCCGCGCCATCAGTTGGCGGCGCAGGTCCTTCATATCCTTGACGTAACGATAGATTGAGTTGCGTGCGATGCCGGCACCTTTGCTGACATTGGCGGGGGTGAGTGCTTCGCCGCCTTGCTCGCGCATGATCTTTTCCGCCGAATCGAGCAGCGCGTTCATCGTGTGACGGCGATGTTCCTCAAGATTGGCCTCATTGATGCGTGGCATATCGTCCCTCTCGTGTTTCGCGGCACGGTTATCGGTTACTCGTATATACCATATTATCTGCACTGCCTGCCCATATTCCGTTCCTGCCCATTGTGTAGACTTCCGGAATTGTGCCGCGTGCGTTCTCGCCCATAATATGGGCCATTTCGTGGTTTATCGGCAACTGTGATAATTTTTATTGTTTCTGACTTTTACAATCCTTCGCCTTTTGCGGAAATTTTAATCTGACGGTCGCGCGGATTTGCGTGTCTTACGATTGTGGCGTATAGTCTCTGAAGTTTGCGACCAGCTGTCGCGAAAATATGCATTTATTGACGGTTTGCCTTATAAGGGCTTGATGCGTGTTGCCGTCACTACGAAAGATTACCGATGGTTCAACAACAAAACGGCCAAGTCGTCCAAGGGCACAAAGAAACGGATTCCGCTGTGAAGCCGCCGTGGAACGCACTGTGGGTTTTGGCGCTCGCGCTCGCGATGATCGTCCTCGACAGCTCCATCGTCAACGTTTCCATCCCGGTGATGATCCGCGAGATCGGCCTCAACCTGACTGACGCGCAGTGGGTCACCTCACTCTACAACATCATTTTGGCCGCCTTGCTGCTGCCGTTCGGCAAGCTCGGCGATCTCAAAGGCCGCAAGCTGACCCTGCAGGTAGGCGTGGTCGTTTTCGTCGCCGGTTCCGTTCTCGCCGCCTCCTCCAACGGTGCCACGCTGCTGTTGAGCGCCCGTGCGGTGCAGGCCGTCGGTGGGGCGTTGGCGATGCCGTCGACGCTTTCTATCGTTTCCGCTTCGTTCCGTGGCAAGAACCGCGCTATCGCGTTCGGTGTATGGGGTTCGGTGATGAGTGCGGCCGCGGCCATCGGTCCGTTCCTTGGAGGTCTCTTCACCCAGACCATCGGCTGGCGCTGGATCTTCCTGGTGAACCTGCCGATCGGCATCATCGTCTTCGTCTCCGCCATCTTCTTCGTGCCGAAGACAGGTGGCAAGGCCGGAGCCAAGGCACTGGGTGCTGCCGCGCAGAAGCTCGCCGCGGCAGACGCCGCCAACTTGGCTGCCAAGCCCGACGGCTTCGACCCGTTGGGCATCGTGCTTTCCGCGTTGGGTTCCGCGTTCCTGCTCTTCGGCCTGATCGAAGGCCAGACCTACGGCTGGCTCAAACCCAAGGGTGACTTCGGCATTTTCGGCTTCAAATGGGGCGCGAGCTGGCCGGTTTCGGTCATCCCGATTTGTATTGTGCTCGGCATCGTTTTCTTTGTGCTCTTCATTTACACCGAAAACAGCCGCGCCCGCCGCTCGCGTCCGGTGATGCTCGATTTGACGTTGTTCCGCATCCCGACCTTTGCCATGGGCAACATTGCCGCCGGAGCCATTCAGGCCGGCGAATTCGTCATCATGTTCGTCTTGCCGCTCTACCTTATTAATGTGCGCGGCCTCAATATGATTCCGACCGGCGCACTGCTGGCGACCATGGGTCTCGGTGCCATAGTCTCCGGCGGTCTCGCGCGCCCGGTCACCGCGAAAATCGGCGCCCCGCATACCGTGCAGTTCGGCCTGGTTATTGAGATTCTGAGCGTTGTCATCCTTATGGCGATGATGCGGCCGGGCCTGTCGGTGGCTTGGATGCTCGTGCCGTTCGTCATGTACGGTGTCGGTCTCGGTTTCGCCGCCGCCCAGCTCACCAGTCTCGTGCTTTCCGAAGTGCCCGTCGCCCAGTCGGGAGAAGGCTCCGCGACGCAATCGACCATCCGTCAGCTCGGTACCGGCATCGGTGCAGCACTGGCCGGCTTGGTGCTTTCCGTGATGGTCACCAATATTGCACCTGCCTCGCTTCAAAACGTGCGCGGCCTGCCTTCGCAGTTGGTTTCGGGCCTTACTACCTCGCTCGACGCTTCGGCAGGCTCGGCTATCGTCGGCATTCGTGCCCAAGGCGCCCACGGCAAGCTCGGCGCTCTCGGCCCGCAGGTGGTCGACGCAATGACCTCGGCCTTCACCCGCGCCAGCCAGTGGACACTGGTCGCCGCCATTGTCCTGCTAACTATCGGCCTCATCGCCTCGATCTGGGTCGCCCGCGCCGCCAAGCGTGATCAGGTCGAGTAGCCTTTGCACAATTACGGTTTCATTATTTTGTAATCGTCGGAAATCCGCCCTGCCAGAGATTTTGGCAGGGCTTTTTGTATTCGTAATCGGGCGTTCGTATTCATCTAACTTTGCCAAACCAGCCGTGCGCATTGCGCTGATTTTGAGTCATCATTGTCGTCTTCGTTCCAGTGATTGACCGATGGCGGCAAATAACGGCAAAGCCTGTCGGGGTTATCGTATTTCGATTATAATTATCGGAAGCGTAAATTACGCTCTTTATGATTTTGGCGAAGTGGCCGAGGTCGTGAACCGACGAATGAGGTGGTTTATGAGAGTGATACGAAATACTGATAACTATGGGCCCGAAAAGATACGTCGCAGAAAAGGGAAGCTGGTGGCGGTTGTTGCCGCGGCGGCCACATTGCTTTCGATGGTGCTGGTAAGTCCGTCGATGGCGATGGCAACGCCCGCGAACGAAGGCAAAGGTAAAAGCGCTTCAGCGAAAACCCTGTCATCGCAAGGTGTCAGCACGCGCGGAAGCGGTTCCACGTTCGTTTCGGCAGGCCCGTCCGCCGACGGCATGACCTATTATGTCGACAGCGCCAATGGCAATGACGCCAACGACGGCAAGAGTGCCGACCACGCATGGAAGAACCTCAGCAAGGTATCGGCGCAAACCTATGCGCCGGGCGACCACATCCTCCTGGAATCTGGCAGCACGTGGAACGGTCAGA
This window encodes:
- a CDS encoding TetR/AcrR family transcriptional regulator — translated: MPRINEANLEEHRRHTMNALLDSAEKIMREQGGEALTPANVSKGAGIARNSIYRYVKDMKDLRRQLMARHMPQWVEALEKGLGGVTDPAEIIVQWVKINLEQSILQGHDWMTQIPLSDAQSYRDDKGLWPKAGNGANGNNKDDNSSNNKGDNERTPNDQPLEPTQPSLHERINAPIVRAWGQLSPQNPQVGIAVTEGLVSSGMKLLSGKEQTEELRAAEISDIERAIRAIVKELREDQ
- a CDS encoding MFS transporter; the encoded protein is MVQQQNGQVVQGHKETDSAVKPPWNALWVLALALAMIVLDSSIVNVSIPVMIREIGLNLTDAQWVTSLYNIILAALLLPFGKLGDLKGRKLTLQVGVVVFVAGSVLAASSNGATLLLSARAVQAVGGALAMPSTLSIVSASFRGKNRAIAFGVWGSVMSAAAAIGPFLGGLFTQTIGWRWIFLVNLPIGIIVFVSAIFFVPKTGGKAGAKALGAAAQKLAAADAANLAAKPDGFDPLGIVLSALGSAFLLFGLIEGQTYGWLKPKGDFGIFGFKWGASWPVSVIPICIVLGIVFFVLFIYTENSRARRSRPVMLDLTLFRIPTFAMGNIAAGAIQAGEFVIMFVLPLYLINVRGLNMIPTGALLATMGLGAIVSGGLARPVTAKIGAPHTVQFGLVIEILSVVILMAMMRPGLSVAWMLVPFVMYGVGLGFAAAQLTSLVLSEVPVAQSGEGSATQSTIRQLGTGIGAALAGLVLSVMVTNIAPASLQNVRGLPSQLVSGLTTSLDASAGSAIVGIRAQGAHGKLGALGPQVVDAMTSAFTRASQWTLVAAIVLLTIGLIASIWVARAAKRDQVE